One genomic region from Cyclopterus lumpus isolate fCycLum1 chromosome 20, fCycLum1.pri, whole genome shotgun sequence encodes:
- the LOC117749382 gene encoding general transcription and DNA repair factor IIH helicase subunit XPD-like — protein MRHAAQCVGRVIRGKTDYGIMIFADKRYARADKRGKLPLWIQEHISDGSLNLTVDEAVQLSKHFLRQMAQPFRPEDQLGLSLLTLEQLESEEMLKKISQIAHQT, from the exons ATGCGTCACGCCGCCCAGTGTGTAGGTCGAGTCATCCGGGGAAAGACGGACTACGGGATCATGATCTTCGCCGACAAG CGCTATGCCCGAGCAGACAAACGTGGGAAGCTCCCTCTCTGGATTCAGGAGCACATCAGCGACGGCAGTCTGAACCTCACCGTGGACGAGGCCGTCCAGCTCTCCAAGCACTTCCTGCGACAGATGGCTCAGCCGTTCAGACCG gaggaCCAGCTGGGTTTGTCTCTGTTGACTCTCGAGCAGCTGGAGTCGGAGGAGATGCTGAAGAAAATCAGTCAGATTGCTCACCAGACCTGA